One region of Bacteroidota bacterium genomic DNA includes:
- the rsmG gene encoding 16S rRNA (guanine(527)-N(7))-methyltransferase RsmG yields the protein MTDLHLLTKYFPQLTKEQLALFNNLHDQIIFWNERINLISRKDTSNIVLHHILHSLAIAKYIKFESNATVLDIGTGGGFPGLPLAIFFPNTHFHLVDSIAKKIMCVSEIIKALELTNCEAECIRAEKLQNQYEFVVTRAVATMSDLNKWTTTSLKRKPLHARPNGIIALKGGALEELEHFQAKNLEVKNLSDYFEEEFFATKKLVYLPRL from the coding sequence TTGACTGATTTACATCTATTAACTAAATACTTTCCTCAACTTACTAAGGAACAATTAGCGTTATTTAATAACCTGCACGACCAAATTATTTTTTGGAATGAGCGCATTAATTTGATCTCGCGTAAAGACACATCCAACATTGTGTTGCATCATATATTACATAGCCTTGCTATTGCTAAGTATATTAAATTTGAAAGCAATGCAACTGTTTTAGATATAGGCACGGGAGGTGGTTTTCCCGGATTGCCATTGGCAATATTTTTTCCAAACACGCATTTTCATTTAGTCGATTCAATTGCAAAAAAAATAATGTGTGTTAGCGAAATAATTAAGGCATTGGAATTAACGAATTGTGAGGCTGAATGCATACGTGCCGAAAAATTGCAAAATCAATATGAGTTTGTTGTAACACGCGCTGTGGCCACAATGAGTGATTTGAATAAATGGACCACAACAAGTCTTAAAAGGAAACCGCTGCATGCCAGGCCTAATGGAATCATTGCATTAAAGGGAGGAGCTTTGGAAGAACTTGAACATTTTCAAGCTAAAAATTTGGAAGTCAAGAATTTATCTGACTATTTTGAAGAAGAATTTTTCGCTACTAAAAAGCTTGTTTACTTGCCCAGACTTTAA